The genomic stretch agcttgtatcttgtcaaatccaatctttcttgatcgatccctcacattATACAAGCTCCCTTTCAAGACGGGCCCTGGAAGCTCGTTCGCGAATTGTATTTTCTTGTCGCTGCGAGCGACACGCCAACGACAGAAACACTTACGCGACGAGGATCGCATTGACTATACGTACCGCCGCAGAAGAGCCGCCGTAGTAAAGACACCTGATTGCCCAGCTGCATAGCTGTACCCACCTGCCAGAAAAGACCCGCCGCCGCAGAGTGCCGCCGCGGAAGACACTGGATTGCCCAGCTGCATAGCTGTACCCACCTGCCAGAAAAGATCCGCCGCCGCTTCTAGCGCTGCCGCCGATGATGGCCCGACTAAACGAGACGAGCAAGGATGCCCACGACCAGGGTGCTCAGAACGACACACAAACCATTCCAGCAGAGTCGCACCTTGAGTACGGCGACTTTGAGAATGACGACGACCTCACCGAAGCGGAGAAGGCGACTATTAGACAGAAGCTCGCCACCCGCAAGAGACAGGTCACTTTTGGCCGTGGAGACGGCCAAGGCAACAGCGAGGACGAGGGCAATGACGTCAACGCCGCTGAACGCCGACGACAGTCTTGTAGACAGTCTCTTAAGAAAGCCGTTAAGCCAGCGGATAAGACTTCTATAGAACTAGGctacgacgacgacacgGATGACATGTATCTACGTTTTTATGGCATCCACGACAACGATGAGCGCGAGATCCTCGCGGACATGAGGAACGTTGACGACTTCACCGCTTGCATCGCTGAACATGCTGAGAGTGTCTTTGGACACCTAGCAGATTTGCTTAGTCAGATAGCTGAACAAGCCGAACAGCTAGACCAAGCACATAATGAAGCCCGTGTACAACAAGAAGCAGCTGACGCCCGCGTGGAGCGCGCCCAGACGCAAGCTCGCGCTGCCGCCGCAGACGAGCTTGCCCAAGTCACCCAGAAATGCAACCGCATGATCACTACTAAGAACAGCTACGCTTCACGGCTAGCAGTGCTCGAAGACGAGCTTGCAGCCTCGCGCGAGTCAAACGTGAAGCTCTACTCCCAGATTAGCGACCTCTACAACGAGAGGAGTGTCCTGCAACAGCACGCGGGCGTCCCGACGAATGGAAATTTATATGACACGCGCCCAGCTCAGTTCCAGTCGTCCCCTCCTCCAATGACTGCGAACCCGTTCATTGGCACTGGCACTCACGACTTGATGCTGCCTCCCCCTATGGCACATCATCAGAAAAACCGACCCCTAGCTCGGTCTGCTGTATCGGACAACCTCACTGCAACGGGTGCAAAGCTGAAGGATATTGACATCTTTCGCGGAGACAGCACCGACAAAGAGGACTACAAGTATTGGCGCCGCAGCGCCAGGAACTTCTTAAACAAAACTACTATCCACACAACTGTTCAAGATCAGCTCGACTACCTGATTGACCACTTGCGAGGACCAGCCGCTGCACAGGTGGAATATAGAGCAGCACCCGGAGCTCGTAACGCCTACGTGACAGCGGAAGAAGTCCTCACGGAACTTGATCGCATCTTTGACACGGTCGACAAGGTCACCgaagccagcgcagcgctACACGACAGCGGCTCTGGAGGATTAAAGCAACGCGACAATGAATCGTTTAACACCTGGGTAGCCCGCTTTACCTCTACAGTCGCACCATTGAACCTGGGCGACAACGAAATGATCCAGCACGCGATCCGACTCATGAAGTTTGGTCGTAACGCAGGTTTACAATTCCGCCATGGTGATACTTGGGAAGCGTTTGCCCAGAATTGCCGCACTCAGCAACAGCTCTCACGTCTCACCCAGAGCAGCGGAAATAATGGTACCCGAACCGGCCGCAACACGTCTAACGCTGGTGGTGGAGGTAATGGCAACGGCAACAGCAATAGCAGCGGCTCCACAACGCGTAACAACTACGGTCGCACGCGCGCGCAACTCAACGCGTTGAGTAAGCAAGGCGAGTGCTTTAAATGCGGAGGCACGGCAAATGTCAGCGGCAAGAAACATCGTCCGACCGACGCAGACGTCCCAGCAGCCTGCAAGTCTGGCTCTATCGTGCCAGCTAGCCGCGTCCCTGCCCTCAAAGCTACATTCACCAACGCCGCCCTCCAGGCCACAGTCGTCGATGCCACCGACGAGTCGGAAAACTAGCCGTCCCCGGCGAAAGACGCCCCCGGGGACCGCACCAAAATGGTCCACAGATACAGTTACAGTCACAGTCAAAGCCACAACTACCAGTCCAACCCTTGTTAGCGATACCCCTATTGTTTCACCGACCCTTGATACCCAAACTACCCCGCTCACCGGAGCTACACCTAGCACTTTACGCGTTTGTTTACAAGAATTGGAGGACTGGACGCCTCCCCAGGCTATAGAGGACAGACACGTTGTCTTGAGCGCGAACACTATGGTCAAAGGCAAGCAGCTTGTCCAAGGCCAGCAGTTCGTTTTCAAGTGCAAGGTCGCCACTTCGAATAGCTATATTGATACGGAAGCTTTGACTGACTCTGGTGCTACTGGAAACTGTATCTCCACACTATTTGCGCAACGACATAACCTGCCGACGTTTCGGCTTAAACAACCTTTGCAACTACGACTTGGCGACGGCAATTTCGCCATGGCGCCTATCACACACGGCGTCCTAGCCCCATCTCCCACGCTGAACACGTTAGCGAGGAACTCTTCTACAGTGTACCTATGACGACTTACGACTTTATTTTCGGCACTTCATGGCTAGAAGAGCATAATCCACACATCGACTGGAGGGAAAAAACTATGCGTTTCAACAGCGAGCATTGCTACGCCaactgcctacacaaaggCGAGCAAGTCACTGTTCGCAGCAGTCGACACCGACGGGCCGCAGCAAAAGCCAAAGAACGGAACCCGACCTACGCGAACATGGACATACACCATGTGTCAGGTGAGGCCGCTGCCGCACTGGCATCACGACCAGAGAACGGTACTATCTGGCTGTACCCACATGATTTTGAACAACTCGACAAAGATGACAGCGATGACGCCGACGAGAGAGCCCAGGCTAGCCGCGTCTTCGCCTCACTATTTGCCATGGACATGAACGCCCTATCTCAGGAAGACATTGATAAGTTCCACCAGAAGCTGAACTCGCCCGCTAAAACTCGCGACGAGGTCCTAGACAAGTTGCCCGAATGGCTCCACGATCTCGCCCACCGATTTAATCCTGATCCCGCCACGACAGACTTGCCCGCTCGACGAGG from Pyrenophora tritici-repentis strain M4 chromosome 1, whole genome shotgun sequence encodes the following:
- a CDS encoding KfrA-N domain containing protein; this encodes MARLNETSKDAHDQGAQNDTQTIPAESHLEYGDFENDDDLTEAEKATIRQKLATRKRQVTFGRGDGQGNSEDEGNDVNAAERRRQSCRQSLKKAVKPADKTSIELGYDDDTDDMYLRFYGIHDNDEREILADMRNVDDFTACIAEHAESVFGHLADLLSQIAEQAEQLDQAHNEARVQQEAADARVERAQTQARAAAADELAQVTQKCNRMITTKNSYASRLAVLEDELAASRESNVKLYSQISDLYNERSVLQQHAGVPTNGNLYDTRPAQFQSSPPPMTANPFIGTGTHDLMLPPPMAHHQKNRPLARSAVSDNLTATGAKLKDIDIFRGDSTDKEDYKYWRRSARNFLNKTTIHTTVQDQLDYLIDHLRGPAAAQVEYRAAPGARNAYVTAEEVLTELDRIFDTVDKVTEASAALHDSGSGGLKQRDNESFNTWVARFTSTVAPLNLGDNEMIQHAIRLMKFGRNAGLQFRHGDTWEAFAQNCRTQQQLSRLTQSSGNNGTANVSGKKHRPTDADVPAACKSGSIVPASRVPALKATFTNAALQATVVDATDESEN